GATGGATTAAAAGCTCCGAACCGACGAGGGCGTCGAGCACGACGCCGGATTCGATGTAGTCGTTCAGCCCCGTCCGCCGTTCGAACACGATGAGCGCTCCGATGCGCCGGTCGGCGAGATGGCGCACCGCACGCACCACATCTTCCAGCCGCCGGACAATGCCGCTTTCCTCGCCCGGCCGCGGAAACAACTTGCCGCGGCCGAGCTGCTCCAGCGCGCGGCGCAGTTCCGGCTGGAAAATGATGATAAGACCCAACACTCCAAACGTGATCATTTGGTCCATCATCCATTTGAGCGTGTTCAGCTCCAGCCAGCTGCTGAGCAACCAGACGACGAGGACGACGAGAATACCGCGCAACAGAAGAACCGCCCGCGTCCCTCGCACGAGCATAATCAGTTTGTAGATGACGTAACTGACAATGGCGATATCGACGATGTCCTGCACCCGAACGGTCAAATCCAACCATTCCAGCCTGATCATCGCAAAGCGACGCCCCCCGCCCCGTTCGCTTCACGGCACGCAAGGAAAAAGCCCCCCGCCCGCCGTCGGTCGGGAGGCACGATGTCACTTCCGCTGGAAGAACGTCTCAATCCGGTACCAAATCCATTCCAACGCGCGGTCGATCCGCAGCACCTTGCCCGCGATGTGCGCCGTCGAAGCCAGATGGTACGTTCCGTCGACGACGACGAGGTCGCCTTTGACTTCACCGTCGATGGCGACTTCCGCGTTTTCCACGATCAGATCGCCCGCGACGGCCTTGCCTGCCGGAACGACGACGCGGTTGCCTTCGACGACGACCTGCTCGGGATGGCGGGCGCGAACGACCACATCGTTTCCGTGTCCCCACATCACGGCATAGCTCGCCGCCATGACGACCGCAAACAACATCGCCGCCGACAAGCCGGGATGGCGTCGCACCCAACGCATCCTCCCGGACGCCTGTCCCGACGCCGCAATCGTCCGACCCGGCGGGAGCGCTTCGA
Above is a genomic segment from Candidatus Reconcilbacillus cellulovorans containing:
- a CDS encoding TIGR00159 family protein, producing MIRLEWLDLTVRVQDIVDIAIVSYVIYKLIMLVRGTRAVLLLRGILVVLVVWLLSSWLELNTLKWMMDQMITFGVLGLIIIFQPELRRALEQLGRGKLFPRPGEESGIVRRLEDVVRAVRHLADRRIGALIVFERRTGLNDYIESGVVLDALVGSELLIHLFIPNTPLHDGAVIVRGDRVMAARCYLPLSENPFISRELGTRHRAAIGVTEVSDAVAVAVSEETGLVSLAMNGQIVRGIDEESLIAGLYEALRPPVKSRKRRPWRLLRGRKNGDG